Proteins encoded by one window of Spirosoma linguale DSM 74:
- a CDS encoding initiator RepB protein (PFAM: initiator RepB protein~KEGG: abm:p3ABSDF0002 DNA replication protein) — protein METTVQVRQHNAITNARYEYSELQLDIFLYLLSKLRKNQPDGVYEVSVIEMSKLTGKKYDYQKLRSATEGMGSRMFEIPNETDKKGRQVWRQMWMFDRVDYVHGTGVIEVEFTRTIQPYLFDLKATFTSFQLYSALRLGSKHAKRIYTLCSQWKDKGRTPEYIIEDLKRMIGLVNEKGDEEYSPFSMFRKRVLDESVKQINQYTDLQIGYTLEKKGRSFKNITFTIKTQPLAVVLPVENEAIRVGAAPVGVIDQHYRNARLLLEKWNIKRADVVNQIMNSAELIQEVNKFAYELQTGKVKVEKNVAGYLLTRLGLKQPKGVKND, from the coding sequence ATGGAAACCACTGTACAGGTAAGACAGCATAATGCCATTACAAATGCCCGCTATGAGTACTCAGAGCTACAGTTAGATATCTTCCTGTACTTGCTATCAAAGCTTCGTAAGAACCAGCCAGATGGCGTTTATGAAGTATCAGTGATTGAGATGAGTAAGCTAACAGGGAAAAAGTATGACTACCAAAAATTGCGCTCAGCTACCGAAGGTATGGGGAGCCGCATGTTTGAAATACCCAATGAGACTGACAAGAAGGGGCGGCAAGTATGGCGACAAATGTGGATGTTTGATAGAGTTGATTACGTTCATGGAACGGGAGTTATTGAGGTTGAATTCACTCGGACCATTCAACCTTACTTATTTGATTTGAAGGCTACTTTCACCTCTTTTCAACTCTACTCAGCTCTGCGTTTAGGCAGTAAACATGCTAAACGCATCTACACTCTATGTAGCCAATGGAAGGACAAAGGGCGAACACCAGAGTACATTATTGAGGATTTAAAGCGAATGATTGGGTTAGTCAATGAAAAAGGAGATGAAGAATATAGTCCATTCTCAATGTTTAGAAAGAGAGTACTAGATGAATCAGTCAAGCAAATCAATCAATACACTGACTTGCAGATTGGGTACACCCTCGAAAAGAAAGGCCGTAGCTTCAAGAATATCACATTCACCATTAAGACTCAACCTTTAGCAGTAGTTTTACCTGTAGAGAACGAAGCCATTAGAGTAGGGGCGGCTCCGGTGGGCGTTATCGACCAGCATTATCGAAACGCCCGGCTATTGCTCGAAAAGTGGAACATCAAACGGGCTGATGTGGTCAATCAGATTATGAACTCGGCCGAATTGATCCAAGAAGTCAACAAGTTTGCTTACGAGTTGCAGACAGGAAAGGTTAAAGTGGAAAAGAACGTGGCAGGTTACCTGCTTACCCGGTTGGGACTCAAACAGCCAAAGGGGGTAAAAAATGACTGA
- a CDS encoding protein of unknown function DUF497 (PFAM: protein of unknown function DUF497~KEGG: gur:Gura_0788 hypothetical protein): protein MTEFQWDEGSIKHIIQDYPDRDNSISEVESVFADPYALIKFSRLGPDGEERFQAIGLSNRFRVCSVVYVIRNGQIRPISCWPSKAKIRNEYAQNVKQKQQASGDRD, encoded by the coding sequence ATGACTGAATTTCAGTGGGATGAGGGTAGTATCAAGCACATTATTCAGGATTACCCCGACCGGGATAATTCAATTAGTGAGGTCGAAAGTGTCTTCGCTGATCCCTATGCGCTCATTAAATTCTCCCGCCTGGGACCCGACGGTGAAGAGCGATTTCAGGCCATTGGACTATCGAACCGGTTTCGGGTCTGTTCCGTTGTGTATGTGATCAGAAATGGTCAAATTCGCCCCATTAGTTGCTGGCCATCCAAAGCTAAAATTAGAAACGAGTATGCTCAAAACGTCAAACAAAAGCAGCAAGCGAGTGGTGACCGTGATTAA